In the genome of Candidatus Hydrogenedentota bacterium, the window TCGGGGGTTGGAGGCCGTGCATCCAGGGAGCGCAGTTCCTCCGCCAGAAAAGGGGAAACCAGCGCGGCATACAGGGCGTTTCCCGCCGGGGTCATGTGTCGGTCCAACTCGAAATAAAGGCCTTTCGTGTTCTGATGTTTCCTGAATTCATCCGTAACGCTGAAAAACGCGGATACGCCGGCGCCCCGGGCCGCCTTTTCCACGGCCCGGTCGGGCGCGTTGGATTGGAGCATTTCGGGGTGTACGCGAAAACCCACGCGTCCGATGTTGGCATACGCCTCCTTGTTCACATAGAAGCCTTCCGGAATGGTAAGAACCACCAGTTTGGCGCCCTGGCGCGTGGCGGCTTTTTGGATGCGCCGAAGGTGCTGTTGAAGTCGGCTCGTTTGCAGGCGCAAATGGGTCATGTCGCTGAAATAATTCGGCGAAACAATGGCATGCTCAATCATCCACGGGTTCAGACGTCCCTCGAAAAAGACGTTCCGGACGGATTCTTCCAATGCATTGAAACGCGATCGCTGCTCATCGGAAAAACCGTTGGCGATATCCTGCGCGACGTTTGCGTATTCCCGGCGCACATCCTCGGCGGTTCGCACGAGGGAAGGCGGAGGCGGCAAGCCCCGCCAAGCGTGTTGCACATGTTGCACGAGATCGAGCAGATGGGAGT includes:
- a CDS encoding GDSL-type esterase/lipase family protein encodes the protein MKRILRMIVNLLLAIMAIYAAAKMLVILDAVAGWLLPERVWPGPTGIYFVPGTEVRYEMHDYVCTDRINSLGFRDRDIALDKKSRRRIVVIGDSFTYGWGVNIEDAWCKRVESRLREQGFDVEVLNLGKPGAGPRDYAGIAEWVIPRLKPDMVVVGCLAAEDLAQLGDIWSIEPGTWLRENYSHLLDLVQHVQHAWRGLPPPPSLVRTAEDVRREYANVAQDIANGFSDEQRSRFNALEESVRNVFFEGRLNPWMIEHAIVSPNYFSDMTHLRLQTSRLQQHLRRIQKAATRQGAKLVVLTIPEGFYVNKEAYANIGRVGFRVHPEMLQSNAPDRAVEKAARGAGVSAFFSVTDEFRKHQNTKGLYFELDRHMTPAGNALYAALVSPFLAEELRSLDARPPTPETDALDSGASQGNLAAMFPS